tGACTTATCATTGCTTCAGCATTCTCTTGTTTATATCTGTATTCACGATGATGTAATTTCAATGTtgttatattttcaaatttataaattgaatatttactTGTACTGATATACACTGTTTTGGTtgttaatggtggtggtggaaaAAATGATTCACCCCAtggttcaaaattaaaatcttgaatacaatataaataatttgataaagttTGATGATATGACCAACAAactaatgataaattaactaaaattttattatatcttCTTTTCTCtttatgatttaatattttctttacaTTAAAATAATGTAGacaataaatttgaattatttctttttgaatGTAAATTGGTAATAGTGCCATTATTTTGtcaagttttttaaaaaaaaaaaaaaataaaaagtaaaaaaaggaaaacaaaaaaaaaaaaagaaaaataaaaaaaaagagccGTTTCCAAAatatttccaatttttatATGACAAAACTCAccaactatttttaattttaaaatttttttttttttttttttttttatttatttaataaattaataatttaaattttaaatcaatacgatttaattattcttttttttttttttttttttttttttttttactttttttttttaaaaattagaaggtaatgaattaaaataatcaatatatgttaaatttaatgtGCCAccatattcaaataaaacttttgatTGATCAATAGTTGTAAAGATTTGatcatttttacaaatttcaattcttgaaattaatttattcttCATAAAAGTTTTAGCAagtgataataatggttttaataCCCATGGtggatttaaaatataaattttttgaattctACCAATGAAAACATCTTGcatatcatttaatttattctttttaagaAAATCTTGTAATCTTGAatcaaaatgtttaaaaattgatattttatgTAAATCTTCAATAATTGTCATACCATTTCTATGAACTGATGAATGATCATGTGCACTTTGATCTTGTGACCAAAGTAAAAATGTCATATATTCTTTTAATGTAAAATCCTTTGGTTTCGCTTTTGATGGATGTAAATATGAAATTGAACAACCATTATTATCTCTATAgccaataatattaaaactacTTGATTTCATTGCCAATTCTGGATTAACTTGATTTTTAACAACTGGTAAACTAATTTCTAATTTCTCccttattaataaattgtttttaattaatgtatgtgctttttctaaatcaaatttctttgaaaataaaaataataataaatattgatcTTTTATAtctataattttttacaaaaaaatatttattattagtaaattgataataataataataataataataataaaaaaaaaaaatacctttGCAAATTggaaaatctttaaatttacttAATGCAATTAATTCGTCATTTGTTAAATCTTcaagaattttaaattcttcttcatttaattcaaagGAAACCATcttgtattttttataagattaaaaaaataattatttttttttttttttttttttttatattgaaaatgattataatattaaaataatttaatttaaatgattagtttttttttttttttttttaatgaaaaagttttttatcatgctttttatattttttttttttttttttactggGTGGAAccttttcatttaattcaccAGGCAAGAAAAATGTccgaaaaaaaaatctaattaatttgattttataagtatcccaaataaaaaaatatctattttttttataaaatttattattttaggttattattattttattttttattaccatttttattttatttttaaaaacaggttattgttatttaaataatttaatcttaaaaaaaaaaaaatttaatataaatataaagaatctaaatttaaaaaaaaaatgaattcaaaTTGATATATTGATTAAAAAGtacaaaataattattttatttaatgaatttttttttttttttaccattattttagttttctAATATCGaacatttttaaacaaataaattatatacattgaaagaaaaaaaaaaaaaaaatttcgcCTATTTtaaccaattaatttattgcATACTCCACCAGTCAACAAATTCACGTTCACTTAATGAACCACTGTAATCACGATCAATTGAATGGAATAACATTTTAGTTTGACCTTTAGAGAAATAGTAACCTAAATGTTTAATGAgctaataaattaaaaaagttagtattaatgaattattgtttttttttttttttttttttttttttgtgcaCATAAATGTTAAATTcatacttttttaaattcttttttagatAAAGTACCACTACAATTGGAATCATGAATTCTGAATGCAGCACTTGCGGCCATCATTTTTTGTACAACATGTGGTGGTAAACCAACTGGAACTACAAAAGCAGCGGTTCTAGAATATGGAGTTGCATAAGAGTAAGTTGGTCTAGTGTAAGAATAAGTTGATGTTGCACCATAACCGATAGCAGTTGTTTGATAGGCAGCATATGCAGTAGTTTGACCTGGATAAACACCCATTGGTGTTTGACCTGGATAAGCACCAGTTTGATAAGCAGCGGTAGTTTGTGAATATGCTGATACACCATATTGTTGTTGACCTGGATATGCACCCATTGGTGGTTGACCTGGATATGCACCTTGTTGACCTGGATATGCACCTTGTTGACCTGGATAAGCACCTTGTTGACCTGGATATGCACCTTGTTGTGGTGGATAAGCACCCATTGGTGGTTGTTGACCTGGATATGctacttgttgttgttgtggtggatAAGCTCCTGGTTGACCTTGTGGTGGATAAGCTCCTGGTTGACCTTGTGGTGGATAAGCACCCATTGGTGGTTGTTGACCTGGATAGGCACCTTGTTGTGGTGGAACACCTGGTTGACCTGGATAGGCACCTTGTGGTGGTGGAACACCTGGTTGACCTGGAGCACCTGTCTTGGCAAGTGTATTTTGTAcacctaaaaataaaataaaatatttgttattattacagTGTCCTACATTTTTGGTATTTTGGTTTCAAAATAACTAAATAGCCAAGAAAACTTACCTTGTTGTGGTGGATAGGCACCTGGTTGACCTGATTGTTGTGGTGGGTAGGCacctatttattatttataatttataatttttattattatttttttttttccaagttttaaaaataaaataaaataaagaattaataaaatccaATTTGTTTCCAAGAAATGATGATTTGTCAAAatctggaaaaaaaaaaaaaaaaagtgaaaggTTGtagtaattaaaataaacataCCTGGTTGAcctggttgttgtggtggatATTGaccttgttgttgtggtggatATTGACCTGGTTGAcctggttgttgtggtggatATTGACCTGGTTGACCTTGTTGTGGTGGATATTGACCTGGAGCAcctggttgttgtggtgggtatcctaaaaataaataaaataatttaaatattaattaactataaaattaaatttggatgggtatagttttttaaattataaatttcgAAATTTCCAAGTATTTGTGTAATCTTCAAATCCAATTACTAtatattaatgataaatccaatatttttatataaccTCTACTTGAACTATCCCTATCGTAAAAAAAGTGAACATACCTGGTTGAcctggttgttgtggtggatATTGACCTGATTGAcctggttgttgtggtgggtatcctataaataaataaaaatataaccaAAATTAgagttttttcaatattgtATAAAATTTCCCTGTAGtgatttatgtttttttttttttttttttgttttttttttttttttgtttttcttcttttcctTATTTCCAATgtgattaataataaaatccaTACCTGGTTGAcctggttgttgtggtgggtATTGACCTGGAGCAcctggttgttgtggtgggtATTGACCTATTAATATTCAAATATCAAGAGTTAATATGAGAAATGTTTGAAATtggatatatatataaaaaaaaaaatatctccaattttaaatgaaatccaaaacatttttttttttttttttctattaatttctttttccatATCTATATTCCTATTGTATAAAAGTAAACATACCTGGTTGAcctggttgttgtggtgggtATTGgcctattattattattattattattattattattattattattattattattattattattattattattattattattattattatattatttattaattaatttattaatttatttatattagtAGTTTACTTTTAAGAAGAATTTGAAGGTACTCCGATAAATCATCAATTCTATTCCTCTTTTAtcatataattaaaaacatacctggttgttgtggtgggtATTGACCTGGAGCACCTGGAGCACCTGGTTGTTGAGTACCTGGATATGGTGGTAAATTAGAACCTGGAGCAcctggttgttgtggtggatATTGACCTGGAGCACCTGGAGCGCCTAATTTGTGAAAGTTTGAGAACTAATtagtttttgtttattttttattattttttttttttttatttttcattttttttttattttttttcagcCTAACCCGATGATTAAATTGTaagtgttattattaaatcggtgttaaataattaaatatacaaTACCTGGAGTTGATTGGCTACCTGGAGCACCTGGAGTACCCATTACTTTAACTGGCATTTGTGAGTAAAAATCAGCAGCTGAACCAGCTGGTGGTGGGTTTTGTGGATTTTGCATTGTATATAATAGGCTTTATttatatgtaaaaaaaaataaaaaaataaaaaaatatatgtaaTATATAAATGAAGGTGTTATATattaacaatttaaattggtggtttaaaaaaaaaaaaaaaaaaaaaatttgtaaaaaaaaaaaaaaaaaaatcaaaaaagattttttttttttttttttttttttttttttttcaaattattcacAATTTCGATCAGTGATCACAAAATGGTTTAACACACAAGcaatcaaagaaaaaaaaatgaaaaaaaaataaaaaaaaaataaaaaataaaaaaatgagactttttggtttttttcaaaaaaaaaaaagaaaaaactttttaaattatctctattttttattttaaaaactaatattattattattattttatcacAACTATATTATTACTCTATATTactatattttattattctattattactattataatttgttattattattattattattattattattattattattattattattattattattattattattattattattattattactattattctttttttttttttttttttattaattgtgtaaaaaaaaaaaaaaaaaataaaacttggattttttttttttttttttttttttttttttttttttttttttttttttattcttgtTTGGtattatcatcttttttttcatcgGAAGTTATCATTTTCTTGGACATAACATAACAATCAGCTGGTTGAATATTacgataataattattaatagttgATTCGATTGAGAAAGAAaactttttataaaaatcgATTGCATCTGAACCAACTTGAACATGTAATGatattttttcatatttttcaGTTTTACATAATTCTTCAATGTATTCCAATAATTTACGACCAATACCTAAATTTCTATATTGAGCTAAAACACAAAATGTCATTATATATAAAGATGGTTGTTCACCTTGAACTTGTGATTGATCAATTTTACAACATACTGCACCAACCATAATATCATTGAAAAATgctatataaaaatttattattattattaatatataatttcatttttttttttttttttttttttgtattttaattaatatgtGTGTTTTAGTATTACTTACCTAATTTTGAAACAAAACCAGtggataataattttgaatagAATTTTTCTTCATATGAAACTGGAAGTGtagtattatttaataatactaattgaCCAAGATTCTTGTCTGTCAAATCTcctaattcaattaaatttttgcCCATTTCGATCGATATTTATGAGTGTGGTGATTATTCGTtttgaaatgaaaatgaaaaaaaaaaaaaaaaaaaaaaaaaaaaaaatttcaaaaaaaaaaaaaaaaaaaaaaatttaaaaataaaaataaaaataaaaattcaatttcccATCAATTGTTAAcaatcaaatataaaaaaaataataaaaaaaaaaaaaaaaaaatagttataatttcaatgaaaaaaaaaaaaaaaaatgaaatttttaaaaggtttCCAAAAACGACAAAGAATAAAAGATTCATAAAacaaaactaataaaaaataaaataaaaaaaaaaaacaattgtttaataaaaaaaaaaaacctttttttccattatttttattattattttttttttaataaaaatttttttatttgtatattaaaaaaaaaaaaaaaaaataataatgacaaaattaccatttcaggttaaagatattttactATCAGAATTAGGTagaaaagaaatttcaattgcagaaaatgaaatgaaagGATTAATGGGATTACGTAAAAAATTTGGACcatcaaaaattttaaaaggagCACGTATTGCAGGTTGTTTACATATGACAATTCAAACTGcagttttaattgaaacgTTGGTTGAATTGGGAGCACAAGTTCAATGGTCATCAAGTAATTGTTTATCAACACAGCGGCAGTTGCATCCAAAGGTATCGCGGTTTATGCATGGAAAGGTGAAACTTTAGAAGAGTATAATTGGTGTATTGAACAAACTTTATATTTTCAAGATGGACAACCAATTAATATGATTTTAGATGAGGGGTCAGATTTAACAAGTTTAGTAATTGAAAAACATCCAAAAATTCTATCACAACTTAGAGGTATAACTCAAGGATCTTATAATGGAATTAACTATTTATCAAAACTATATagtcaaaagaaattaaaaattccaaCTATCAATATCAATGATTCAATTACCAAGagtaaatttgataatttctaCGGTTGTGGtgaatcattaattgatggtATAAAAAGTGCGACCAATATAATGATTGCTGGTAAAGTTATAACAATTGCTGGCTATGGATATGTTGGTAAAGGTTGTGCTAAACAGTTAAGTAAATTAGGTGCACGTATCCTTATCACAGAAATAGATCCAATTAATGCACTTCAAGCTTCAATGGATGGTCATCAAGTGGTCACAATGGAATATGCTGCACCAATATcaaatattttcatcacAACAACTGGTTGTccaaatattattacaagtgatcattttaaatttatgaaAGATGATTCAATCCTATGTAATCTTGGTCATTTAAATACTGAAATCGATATTGATTGgttgaataataattcaattaaaaaagatattattaaaaaggaTTTAGTTGATCGTTATACttttattagaattaataataataataatgataataataaaccaaacgataataatgatgatgaaaataatgataatattaataataataataataataataataataataataataataataataataataataataataataataataataataataataataataataataataataataataataataataataataataataataataataataataataataataatagtaataatgataaatatcatttaatgattttatcaAAAGGTAATGcaattaatattagtaatagaGATGGTGGACATCCATCATTTACAAtgtcaatttcattttgtaaTCATGTTTTCTCACAAATTTCACTGTGTGTTGAATATTATTCTTTGAAATATTCACCTGGAATTCATATTTTACAAAGATCTTTTGATGAAGAAATTGCTCGTTTACATTTAAATCATCTTGGTGGTAAACTAACAGTTTTAACTCCAACCCAAAGTAATTATTTAGGTATTGACAAAATGGAACTTATAAACCAAGTTTTTATAGatattaaagatattaaaaaaaaaaaaaaaaaaaaaaaaaaattaattttttaaatatctaaaCAAAAATAGGAAATTTTTCCAAATATAtctcaaattaaaaatagaaaaataaaaataaaaataaaaaataaaaaaaaagatttattatttttttttttttggaattattcatattttttttttttattttttttttttttgtcagtttttttttcgtaaaaatatttaaacgctgaattttttattttttattttttttttttttttttttttttattgtctAACCAAAcgatcatttattatttatattaattaataaataaataaattaaaaaaatataaaaaacacCCCACagatacacacacacacacccACATAAaacataaatatatataaagatGACATCTATACTTTTTGAAGACACTTTTGAAGTCAAAGAAATTGATCCAGATGGAAAAAAGTTCGACAGAGGTATGTTGATGATCTTTTACATCTTCAACaaaaaccacaacaacaacattatatattaaaaaaaaagtaatattatttttattaagattttcttttttattaacattcttttttttttttttatttactttttttaataataaaaatagtttctAGATTCGTATGTTATAGTGAAAATTATGAAATGGATTTACAAATTGATATTGCAACACATATTTATCCATTAGGACatgaaagatttaaaatggttttagcatcatcattaaatttagatgGTTCATCAGATAATAGTGGTTCATACGATACTAATAAACCATCTTTAGCTGATAAATATGATTATGTTATGTAtggtaaaatttttaaatatcaaaaagAAAACTCTTCTTCAAAAGTGTaagtttttgaaaataataaaaaacacacAAATTTTCTATACCCCCTATATCATTTTTGATCAAATCAAcaaacaaattcaataaaacCATATTCACACAATACCatatacatacatacatatgTAACACATCAATACCTACCATTCTATACCATACATCACACATACACCACACATAAATCAAATATACCTTTCACtagatcaaaaaaaaaaaataatactaatatgaacttattaaattattttaggTCTGTTTTTGCATCATTTGGTGGTTTATTGGTTCTCCTTCAAGGTGACCCAAGATACTTACCAGGTATTGAATTAGATGCtcgtatttatttattaattaaaaaagctTAAAACCAatagataaaataaataaataaataaaaaaaaaaaaataaaaaaaaatttaataaagataaatacACGtgtagatttattaaatacattaataataaatatggaacacataattatatttagatATACTAACTTTTATTATGTAGTATAAGCCAACAAAACTTATACCAAATTTTagtattttgaatttttatttttatctcatcaatttcattattaccaaaaaaaattgtaataacgCCTCCgattgatgaatttgaaaccattgttgattttaaaacaattatgtataaaaatgaaattattgttAAAATTGTTAATTATAGATCACCTgctcaaaataataacaataaaatatcatttaaattattgttaaCATACAATAAAGAGATTGTCTTTAAGAATtcattttaatcattttttttttaattaaatttaacttgaaaatttattaatggtTGGATTTAGATGATTAAGGAAAAtagcaaaaaataaatggaaGTGTAAAAatgttgatgattttaaagatggtaaatcaaaatttgaatgataaatagttttaaattaaCTAATAGTTCttttaactttaaaaaaattacttatgtagtttttgaaattaatggaaTAGTTTTTAAATACCAAAATTAACTGTTTGGTTATTAAGATTAATTGTAAAAgtgattaaattaaatatgaaattttggacaaaaaaaaaaaaaaaagaaaaatttatataaattatatttttcaaaagactagtaataaatataatatttattataatttgaatttttttttttttttaatttaatatactATAACAacattttggtttttttttttttttatttttttttaaatctaaaaatggaataaataatgaatgactaaatttatttagtCATTTCAACTTGCCATAATGAAGCGAAAAGGGTTAAAACCATCTTTGGTTTAACTTCAACAATATCTTCTGGAAGAGCGAAAACAACAGCACCAACTTTACGAGCGGTAGAAACAGCGAGTTTAGCATTTAATAAGTTATCTTCAGCAGAACCAGAGGTAGCAACTAAAGCTGGATCAACTGAACCTGGTCTAACAGCTTCAATGACATCCAAGATTGGAATACCGGTAGAGATGGTGGAATCTTTGAAACCAGAGATTTGTTTCTTACCAGCGGCAGAGAGTTTAGAGTTTGTCCAATTGACGATATCAGCATCAGCGATTGGTTTACCAGAACCAGAGAGAGCAGTCAAGATGGAAATAACATGACCTCTCATCAATTGCCATAAGATTGAGAGGGTGAGAgtcttatttttatcataGACATTCTTACCATCGATACCAACCAAAGAGTATTTACAATCTTTACCAAGTTGAATGGCGtaattacaattttcaatctttttcatttcaGCACCCATTGCCTTGTATGGTGGATAGTTGACTTTCTTATGATCGACGAGACCTGGGTAAATCTTATcgaataattgaattaagaTTAAACCATCATAGGTACCTTCGTAGAGATTGTTAACGAATGGATCTACACCTAAAGAATTCATCCAATTACGGAAAGTCTTTTCTTCACGAGTCTCTTCAATTATAACAACATCTTCAACTGGTTCCAATGCTGGATGAGTATTGAAAAGATTGGCAACGAATGCTAAATTAAGTTTTTGGAAACCAGTTACGATATCCTTTGGTTTAAGGAACTTCTTACAACCTAATTTATCGGCATTCTCTAAAACTTTAACAGCACGTTGATCTAAATTTGAGATATTCAAAGCAGAGGTTTCGACACCAGCATCCTTTGGTGCGATTTGTTTCAAAAGGATTGTATAACATTCTGAATCTTTAATATCACCAGAGAAATTCTTTACTCTTCTTTGTGAGCCAGCAGCGGCTAAATGATAATTGAACCATCTCAATAAGATCTCTTCAACTGGAAGTTTCAATAAATCTTCAATTGTTTCACCATCATGTAAAAGACGATACAACTCTGGATGATTAGTTAAATTAATACGTGCGAATAAACCAATCTTAATAATTTGCCATGTTAAACCCATAATTAAATGAGCTCTACCTTCAACTAAATCACCTGCACCAATATTAACAACATTACAACCAATTGCTTTTGCTGAATTAATACAAAGTActtgattttcattaataCGGAATgcatttaaattctttttatttaaaacacgttctatttaaaaaaaaaaaaaaaaaaaaaaaaaaaaaaaaaaaaattaatatttaatattattatttatatatatttatatatatatttaccaTCAATTGTATCTGGTACagcatcattaattaatttacataataataaaccatcATTACATGCTGCAAAGAATTTATCACCATCTTCTGGAATTGGTAATCTTGATTTGAGATCAACATCTTTTGCTAAACAATTGTTAATCCAATCAATGTAGGCAACTTTCTCTTCATCGGAATAGGAATGTTGTACACCAGATGCTGTTGAACCAGAATAACCACCAATGGTATTGACAGCGCCAACTTTTTTAACAGCTGATGCAAATGCTGGTGATGCATTGGCAGAGTGTTGTCTTGCTTTTTGCATAACTTGGAGGAACTCTTTGAAATCAATTGAACCA
This region of Dictyostelium discoideum AX4 chromosome 3 chromosome, whole genome shotgun sequence genomic DNA includes:
- a CDS encoding hypothetical protein (P10819 Adenosylhomocysteinase (EC 3.3.1.1) (S-adenosyl-L-homocysteine hydrolase) (AdoHcyase)); translated protein: MILDEGSDLTSLVIEKHPKILSQLRGITQGSYNGINYLSKLYSQKKLKIPTININDSITKSKFDNFYGCGESLIDGIKSATNIMIAGKVITIAGYGYVGKGCAKQLSKLGARILITEIDPINALQASMDGHQVVTMEYAAPISNIFITTTGCPNIITSDHFKFMKDDSILCNLGHLNTEIDIDWLNNNSIKKDIIKKDLVDRYTFIRINNNNNDNNKPNDNNDDENNDNINNNNNNNNNNNNNNNNNNNNNNNNNNNNNNNNNNNNNNNNNNNNNNNNNNNSNNDKYHLMILSKGNAINISNRDGGHPSFTMSISFCNHVFSQISLCVEYYSLKYSPGIHILQRSFDEEIARLHLNHLGGKLTVLTPTQSNYLGIDKMELINQVFIDIKDIKKKKKKKKKLIF
- the nat13 gene encoding GCN5-related N-acetyltransferase, giving the protein MGKNLIELGDLTDKNLGQLVLLNNTTLPVSYEEKFYSKLLSTGFVSKLAFFNDIMVGAVCCKIDQSQVQGEQPSLYIMTFCVLAQYRNLGIGRKLLEYIEELCKTEKYEKISLHVQVGSDAIDFYKKFSFSIESTINNYYRNIQPADCYVMSKKMITSDEKKDDNTKQE
- the cbpP gene encoding calcium-binding protein — protein: MQNPQNPPPAGSAADFYSQMPVKVMGTPGAPGSQSTPGAPGAPGQYPPQQPGAPGSNLPPYPGTQQPGAPGAPGQYPPQQPGQYPPQQPGAPGQYPPQQPGQPGYPPQQPGQSGQYPPQQPGQPGYPPQQPGAPGQYPPQQGQPGQYPPQQPGQPGQYPPQQQGQYPPQQPGQPGAYPPQQSGQPGAYPPQQGVQNTLAKTGAPGQPGVPPPQGAYPGQPGVPPQQGAYPGQQPPMGAYPPQGQPGAYPPQGQPGAYPPQQQQVAYPGQQPPMGAYPPQQGAYPGQQGAYPGQQGAYPGQQGAYPGQPPMGAYPGQQQYGVSAYSQTTAAYQTGAYPGQTPMGVYPGQTTAYAAYQTTAIGYGATSTYSYTRPTYSYATPYSRTAAFVVPVGLPPHVVQKMMAASAAFRIHDSNCSGTLSKKEFKKLIKHLGYYFSKGQTKMLFHSIDRDYSGSLSEREFVDWWSMQ
- the fimA gene encoding actin binding protein (calponin homology (CH) domain-containing protein), yielding MTNFSESEISEFKASFNQFDENGDGQISALELQKILTKCGEKVTGVEVRDMIKEVDTDGNGSIDFKEFLQVMQKARQHSANASPAFASAVKKVGAVNTIGGYSGSTASGVQHSYSDEEKVAYIDWINNCLAKDVDLKSRLPIPEDGDKFFAACNDGLLLCKLINDAVPDTIDERVLNKKNLNAFRINENQVLCINSAKAIGCNVVNIGAGDLVEGRAHLIMGLTWQIIKIGLFARINLTNHPELYRLLHDGETIEDLLKLPVEEILLRWFNYHLAAAGSQRRVKNFSGDIKDSECYTILLKQIAPKDAGVETSALNISNLDQRAVKVLENADKLGCKKFLKPKDIVTGFQKLNLAFVANLFNTHPALEPVEDVVIIEETREEKTFRNWMNSLGVDPFVNNLYEGTYDGLILIQLFDKIYPGLVDHKKVNYPPYKAMGAEMKKIENCNYAIQLGKDCKYSLVGIDGKNVYDKNKTLTLSILWQLMRGHVISILTALSGSGKPIADADIVNWTNSKLSAAGKKQISGFKDSTISTGIPILDVIEAVRPGSVDPALVATSGSAEDNLLNAKLAVSTARKVGAVVFALPEDIVEVKPKMVLTLFASLWQVEMTK
- a CDS encoding hypothetical protein (P10819 Adenosylhomocysteinase (EC 3.3.1.1) (S-adenosyl-L-homocysteine hydrolase) (AdoHcyase)), with the protein product MTKLPFQVKDILLSELGRKEISIAENEMKGLMGLRKKFGPSKILKGARIAGCLHMTIQTAVLIETLVELGAQVQWSSSNCLSTQRQLHPKVSRFMHGKVKL
- a CDS encoding CRAL/TRIO domain-containing protein — translated: MVSFELNEEEFKILEDLTNDELIALSKFKDFPICKDIKDQYLLLFLFSKKFDLEKAHTLIKNNLLIREKLEISLPVVKNQVNPELAMKSSSFNIIGYRDNNGCSISYLHPSKAKPKDFTLKEYMTFLLWSQDQSAHDHSSVHRNGMTIIEDLHKISIFKHFDSRLQDFLKKNKLNDMQDVFIGRIQKIYILNPPWVLKPLLSLAKTFMKNKLISRIEICKNDQIFTTIDQSKVLFEYGGTLNLTYIDYFNSLPSNF
- the rpb8 gene encoding RNA polymerase I core subunit, encoding MTSILFEDTFEVKEIDPDGKKFDRVSRFVCYSENYEMDLQIDIATHIYPLGHERFKMVLASSLNLDGSSDNSGSYDTNKPSLADKYDYVMYGKIFKYQKENSSSKVSVFASFGGLLVLLQGDPRYLPGIELDARIYLLIKKA